In Felis catus isolate Fca126 chromosome A3, F.catus_Fca126_mat1.0, whole genome shotgun sequence, a single genomic region encodes these proteins:
- the PREB gene encoding prolactin regulatory element-binding protein isoform X1, with the protein MGRRRAPELYRAPFPLYALQVDPSAGLLIAAGGGGAAKTGIKNGVHFLQLEQINGRLSASLLHSHDTETRATMNLALAGNILAAGQDAHCQLLRFQTHQQKGKNKTEKAGCKEQGPRQRKGAAPVEKKSGAETHQEGVELSVENLQAVQTDFSPDPLQKVVCFNHDNTLLATGGTDGYVRIWKVPSLEKVLEFRAHEGEIEDLALGPDGKLVTVGWDLKASVWQKDQLVTQLHWQENGPTFSNTPYRYQACRFGQVPDQPARLRLFTVQIPHKRLRQPPPCYLTAWDGSTFLPLRTKSCGHEVISCLSVSESGTFLGLGTVTGSVAIYIAFSLQRLYYVREAHGIVVTDVAFLPEKGRGPELLGFHETALFSVAVDSRCQLHLLPSRRSVPVWLLLLLCVGLIVMTILLLQSVFPGFL; encoded by the exons ATGGGCCGGCGCCGGGCGCCCGAGCTGTACCGGGCCCCGTTCCCGTTGTACGCGCTTCAGGTCGACCCCAGCGCGGGGCTGCTCATCGCTGCGGGCGGAGGAGGCGCTGCCAAGACGGGCATAAAGAATGGCGTG CACTTTCTGCAGCTAGAACAAATTAATGGGCGCCTGAGCGCCTCTTTGCTACACTCTCATGACACAGAGACACGGGCTACCATGAACTTGGCGCTGGCTGGTAACATCCTTGCTGCAGGGCAGGATGCCCACTGTCAGCTTCTGCGCTTCCAGACCCATCAGCAGAAGGGCAAAAACAAGACAGAGAAGGCAG GTTGCAAGGAACAGGGGCCACGACAGAGGAAGGGGGCAGCCCCAGTAGAGAAGAAGTCTGGAGCCGAAACCCACCAGGAGGGAGTAGAACTCAGTGTAGAGAATTTGCAAGCGGTGCAGACAGACTTCAGCCCTGATCCGTTGCAAAAAGTTGTATGCTTCAACCATGATAACACCCTGCTCGCCACTGGAGGGACGGATGGCTACGTTCGTATCTGGAAG GTACCCAGCCTAGAGAAAGTTCTGGAGTTCAGAGCCCATGAAGGAGAGATTGAGGACCTGGCTTTGGGGCCTGATGGCAAG TTGGTAACTGTGGGCTGGGACCTTAAGGCCTCCGTGTGGCAGAAGGATCAGCTGGTGACACAGCTGCACTGGCAAGAGAACGGACCCACCTTTTCTAACACGCCTTACCGCTACCAGGCCTGCAG GTTTGGGCAGGTTCCAGACCAGCCTGCCAGGCTGCGACTCTTCACAGTGCAGATTCCCCACAAGCGTCTGCGCCAGCCCCCACCCTGCTACCTCACAGCCTGGGATGGTTCCACCTTCTTGCCCCTTCGGACTAAGTCCTGCGGCCATGAAGTCATCTCCTGCCTTAGTGTCAG CGAATCGGGCACCTTCCTAGGCCTGGGCACAGTCACTGGCTCTGTTGCCATCTACATAGCTTTCTCTCTCCAG CGCCTCTATTATGTGAGGGAGGCTCATGGCATTGTCGTGACAGATGTGGCCTTTCTACCTGAGAAGGGTCGTGGTCCAGAGCTCCTTGGCTTCCATGAAACTGCCCTGTTCTCTGTGGCTGTGGATAGTCGTTGCCAGCTGCACTTGCTGCCCTCACGGA GGAGTGTTCCTGTGTGGCTGCTGCTCCTGCTATGTGTTGGACTTATTGTTATGACCATCCTGCTGCTCCAGAGTGTCTTTCCAGGTTTTCTTTAG
- the PRR30 gene encoding proline-rich protein 30 — protein MLPQNKDEVLPQNTAPPGRPPQGSSQLVDLSSGNLQPLPPQPSLPPSHPPCSPPPRSHSPGSHFYNSDSGSDLVLHPYSSSLPSSPTFFHQNYLSLSLTRSSSPTRQLYPSLPPTSSSSPTQLQNDSLPHSHRLSPSNPGYHPSSTVTSPAPSLPSPGVHGKRQTWPWHQYRDTGSPGVVGGCVASQRDPAEFMDPGALAQALVVHLGHRRIAHDLRLLLLQHLWLGTTGQAPVVEYPICLVCLKPRSPTCPISRYKTRPRLLAFPQLLPCAQGQESGPLRLGIGFGLRLPRGQARALHLLPERRPEEVGPQGKAAQARGYQTRASQAPAAQVPVAQARADPARGPPSPTRSLRSTHSMRFSGPLPQAPKQVTVSLKPRPSSARKSPASSEPILQKSPL, from the coding sequence ATGTTGCCTCAAAACAAGGACGAGGTGCTGCCACAGAACACAGCACCCCCTGGGCGCCCCCCTCAGGGCTCCTCACAACTTGTGGACTTGTCTTCTGGCAACCTGcagcctctgcctccccagccatcgctccctccctctcacccaccttgctcccctcccccacggtcccACTCTCCTGGCTCCCATTTCTACAACTCTGACTCAGGTTCTGACTTGGTCCTACATCCctactcttcctccctcccaagttcccccactttctttcatcagaattacctctctctctccctcacacgcTCTTCCTCTCCCACCCGCCAGCTAtacccctcccttcctcctacttcttcctcctctcccactcagcTACAGAACgactctctcccccactctcaccgTCTGTCTCCTTCCAACCCAGGGTACCACCCCAGCTCCACTGTCACTTCCCCGGCCCCCAGCCTTCCTTCTCCTGGGGTCCACGGGAAGAGGCAGACATGGCCCTGGCACCAGTACAGGGACACCGGGTcccctggggtggtggggggatgcGTGGCAAGCCAGAGGGACCCTGCAGAGTTCATGGACCCGGGAGCCCTGGCCCAGGCCCTAGTGGTCCATCTGGGGCACCGCCGCATTGCACACGACCTGCGGCTACTGCTTTTGCAGCACCTGTGGCTAGGCACAACTGGCCAGGCCCCAGTTGTAGAATATCCTATATGCCTGGTGTGTCTCAAGCCCCGCAGCCCCACGTGCCCCATCTCCAGGTACAAGACCAGACCCCGGCTGCTTGCCTTCCCCCAACTACTGCCCTGTGCGCAGGGCCAAGAATCCGGACCACTCCGCCTAGGCATTGGCTTCGGCCTCCGCCTGCCTCGGGGCCAGGCCAGGGCCTTGCACCTGTTGCCAGAAAGAAGGCCAGAGGAAGTAGGTCCACAGGGCAAGGCCGCTCAGGCCCGTGGGTATCAAACCCGGGCATCCCAGGCCCCAGCAGCTCAAGTACCGGTGGCTCAGGCGCGGGCAGATCCAGCCCGgggcccaccctcccccaccaggagCCTCAGATCTACACACTCTATGCGCTTTTCAGGGCCTTTACCGCAGGCGCCAAAACAGGTCACTGTCTCCCTGAAGCCCAGGCCGTCCTCTGCCCGAAAGAGTCCTGCCTCTTCAGAGCCCATTCTCCAAAAGTCGCCACTCTAG
- the PREB gene encoding prolactin regulatory element-binding protein isoform X2 → MGRRRAPELYRAPFPLYALQVDPSAGLLIAAGGGGAAKTGIKNGVHFLQLEQINGRLSASLLHSHDTETRATMNLALAGNILAAGQDAHCQLLRFQTHQQKGKNKTEKAGCKEQGPRQRKGAAPVEKKSGAETHQEGVELSVENLQAVQTDFSPDPLQKVVCFNHDNTLLATGGTDGYVRIWKVPSLEKVLEFRAHEGEIEDLALGPDGKLVTVGWDLKASVWQKDQLVTQLHWQENGPTFSNTPYRYQACRFGQVPDQPARLRLFTVQIPHKRLRQPPPCYLTAWDGSTFLPLRTKSCGHEVISCLSVSESGTFLGLGTVTGSVAIYIAFSLQGVFLCGCCSCYVLDLLL, encoded by the exons ATGGGCCGGCGCCGGGCGCCCGAGCTGTACCGGGCCCCGTTCCCGTTGTACGCGCTTCAGGTCGACCCCAGCGCGGGGCTGCTCATCGCTGCGGGCGGAGGAGGCGCTGCCAAGACGGGCATAAAGAATGGCGTG CACTTTCTGCAGCTAGAACAAATTAATGGGCGCCTGAGCGCCTCTTTGCTACACTCTCATGACACAGAGACACGGGCTACCATGAACTTGGCGCTGGCTGGTAACATCCTTGCTGCAGGGCAGGATGCCCACTGTCAGCTTCTGCGCTTCCAGACCCATCAGCAGAAGGGCAAAAACAAGACAGAGAAGGCAG GTTGCAAGGAACAGGGGCCACGACAGAGGAAGGGGGCAGCCCCAGTAGAGAAGAAGTCTGGAGCCGAAACCCACCAGGAGGGAGTAGAACTCAGTGTAGAGAATTTGCAAGCGGTGCAGACAGACTTCAGCCCTGATCCGTTGCAAAAAGTTGTATGCTTCAACCATGATAACACCCTGCTCGCCACTGGAGGGACGGATGGCTACGTTCGTATCTGGAAG GTACCCAGCCTAGAGAAAGTTCTGGAGTTCAGAGCCCATGAAGGAGAGATTGAGGACCTGGCTTTGGGGCCTGATGGCAAG TTGGTAACTGTGGGCTGGGACCTTAAGGCCTCCGTGTGGCAGAAGGATCAGCTGGTGACACAGCTGCACTGGCAAGAGAACGGACCCACCTTTTCTAACACGCCTTACCGCTACCAGGCCTGCAG GTTTGGGCAGGTTCCAGACCAGCCTGCCAGGCTGCGACTCTTCACAGTGCAGATTCCCCACAAGCGTCTGCGCCAGCCCCCACCCTGCTACCTCACAGCCTGGGATGGTTCCACCTTCTTGCCCCTTCGGACTAAGTCCTGCGGCCATGAAGTCATCTCCTGCCTTAGTGTCAG CGAATCGGGCACCTTCCTAGGCCTGGGCACAGTCACTGGCTCTGTTGCCATCTACATAGCTTTCTCTCTCCAG GGAGTGTTCCTGTGTGGCTGCTGCTCCTGCTATGTGTTGGACTTATTGTTATGA